From a region of the Methanolobus tindarius DSM 2278 genome:
- a CDS encoding baeRF10 domain-containing protein, whose amino-acid sequence MQLSEDQKEIISEELLPVTDIDIRALSEIYDEQDIYLSVYLPVSGRENEHLNDIFVDSRASAIKKALNPELRSEFEKTFEMAKSSIFDEPISGEKGRIIFASSKEAFLHVYRLAVEPEQSFVLDTSPYLLPLAKLRADYEDYGVLLVDSQEAKFTCIRSDIAEEKKHLSTDLMNKHKKGGWSQARFNHLRKGAIKSFLSEVAENVQETCDQLQTRGFVLAGPGEAKQQLMEMLPQEIQHKVLGVIDVPIDISRDELVEAGDAVLQESEHSEAVTVAEELKAAILKGGLAAYGLEDVKTALEQARVNTLVILKDSSVPGWICEKCQNLQANAKPPKECERCGGPTSVVNVVEELYEMAQRTGAKVEFVEIEDFFDSDNVVGALLRY is encoded by the coding sequence ATGCAATTATCTGAAGATCAAAAAGAGATTATAAGTGAGGAACTGCTTCCGGTTACCGATATTGATATCAGGGCGCTGTCTGAGATATATGATGAGCAGGACATCTATCTTTCAGTTTACCTGCCTGTGTCAGGTAGGGAAAATGAGCACCTGAATGATATCTTTGTGGATTCAAGGGCAAGTGCTATCAAAAAAGCTTTGAACCCTGAACTTCGCTCTGAGTTTGAAAAGACTTTTGAGATGGCAAAGTCCTCAATTTTTGACGAGCCGATTTCAGGCGAAAAAGGAAGAATCATTTTTGCAAGCTCAAAAGAAGCTTTTCTTCATGTTTACAGACTTGCAGTGGAACCGGAGCAGTCTTTCGTTCTTGACACATCACCATATCTGCTTCCACTGGCGAAACTGAGAGCAGATTATGAGGACTACGGCGTGCTTCTGGTTGATTCCCAGGAAGCTAAGTTTACATGCATACGCTCGGATATTGCAGAAGAAAAGAAACACCTCTCAACCGATCTTATGAACAAGCACAAAAAAGGAGGCTGGAGCCAGGCTCGTTTTAACCACCTGAGAAAAGGTGCAATCAAATCCTTCCTGTCAGAAGTTGCTGAAAATGTTCAGGAGACCTGTGACCAACTGCAGACAAGAGGTTTTGTTCTTGCAGGACCAGGAGAAGCAAAGCAGCAGCTTATGGAAATGCTTCCACAGGAAATCCAGCATAAGGTTCTGGGTGTTATTGACGTTCCTATTGATATCTCAAGGGATGAGCTGGTAGAAGCCGGAGATGCTGTGCTTCAGGAAAGTGAGCATTCTGAGGCAGTAACTGTGGCTGAAGAACTTAAAGCTGCGATTCTCAAAGGTGGTCTTGCCGCTTATGGACTTGAAGATGTAAAAACCGCACTTGAACAGGCAAGAGTCAACACCTTAGTAATTCTGAAAGATTCATCTGTTCCTGGATGGATTTGTGAGAAATGCCAGAACCTGCAGGCAAATGCTAAGCCTCCAAAAGAGTGTGAAAGATGTGGAGGTCCGACATCGGTTGTGAATGTGGTCGAAGAACTCTATGAAATGGCACAGCGTACCGGTGCAAAAGTCGAGTTTGTGGAAATAGAGGATTTTTTTGACTCTGATAATGTGGTGGGTGCGCTTCTGAGATATTAA
- a CDS encoding ABC transporter ATP-binding protein, which yields MITVKNFSKNFGDLKAVDAVDLEVKKGELFGLLGPNGSGKTTIIKMLTGQIKPTEGEVSVLGVDVLANPLRVKELTGIIPEQETPPSFLTAEEYLYFVAKIRKLEAFKDKCEWWFSYLDFAGQKDVLCKDLSRGTRQKLMLAQAFLHEPELVIIDEPLINLDPLMQRKVKDYLKDYVSKGGTVFISTHILEIAREICSSMGIIYKGKLVFSGNMDDPAIGDRPLEDFFLELVN from the coding sequence ATGATAACCGTAAAGAATTTCTCAAAGAATTTCGGTGACCTCAAGGCTGTGGATGCCGTTGACCTTGAAGTCAAAAAAGGTGAACTATTCGGACTTCTTGGTCCGAACGGTTCAGGCAAAACAACAATTATCAAGATGCTCACCGGCCAGATCAAACCAACTGAAGGTGAGGTTTCAGTGCTTGGAGTCGATGTGCTTGCCAATCCTTTGAGAGTAAAAGAGCTTACCGGTATCATTCCTGAACAGGAAACGCCACCAAGTTTCCTTACGGCTGAAGAATACCTGTACTTTGTTGCTAAAATAAGAAAGCTTGAAGCTTTTAAAGATAAGTGTGAGTGGTGGTTTTCGTATCTTGATTTTGCAGGCCAGAAGGATGTACTCTGCAAAGACCTTTCCAGGGGAACAAGACAGAAACTGATGCTTGCACAGGCATTCCTGCACGAGCCTGAGCTTGTGATAATCGATGAGCCTCTCATCAATCTCGATCCGCTGATGCAGCGCAAGGTCAAGGATTATCTTAAGGATTATGTTAGCAAAGGTGGCACTGTTTTCATATCAACCCACATTCTGGAAATTGCCAGGGAAATATGCAGCAGCATGGGTATAATCTACAAGGGAAAGCTGGTTTTTTCAGGAAACATGGACGACCCTGCAATCGGTGACAGGCCACTTGAAGATTTCTTCCTTGAACTTGTAAACTGA
- a CDS encoding class I SAM-dependent methyltransferase, translating to MPSAKDPENKTPHLPEDYDNKISTVLPYYRSFHEETINLVASLPEKPKVWMDTGCGTGTFISKTIEHFPDTKFLMLDPSEGMLKQTREKLSSCTCDRVKILEASATQDFTQELSEKPDVITAIQCHHYLDMQNRKKAVEKCYELLKEGGFFITFENISPLTEEGISVGKRYWGDFQRVHGRTEDEIKIHLERFGTEYFPITVEQHLKLLRETGFRTVELFWYSYMQAGFYCIK from the coding sequence ATGCCTTCTGCCAAGGATCCAGAAAATAAAACCCCTCATCTTCCAGAGGATTACGACAATAAAATATCCACTGTCCTTCCATATTACAGATCCTTCCATGAGGAAACCATAAATCTCGTCGCATCGCTACCGGAAAAACCAAAGGTATGGATGGATACCGGATGTGGAACAGGTACATTCATTTCAAAAACCATTGAACATTTCCCTGACACAAAATTCCTGATGCTTGACCCTTCAGAAGGAATGCTGAAGCAGACAAGGGAAAAACTCTCATCATGCACCTGTGACAGGGTGAAAATTCTCGAAGCTTCTGCAACCCAGGATTTCACACAGGAGCTAAGCGAAAAGCCTGATGTAATTACTGCAATCCAATGCCACCATTATCTTGACATGCAAAACAGGAAAAAAGCAGTGGAGAAATGTTATGAACTTCTCAAAGAAGGTGGATTTTTCATCACTTTTGAGAACATCAGCCCACTTACAGAAGAGGGTATCAGCGTTGGTAAAAGATACTGGGGAGATTTCCAGAGAGTTCACGGGAGAACTGAGGATGAAATCAAAATCCATCTTGAACGTTTTGGAACTGAATATTTCCCCATCACAGTTGAACAGCACCTCAAACTGCTCAGGGAAACCGGATTCAGAACTGTGGAACTGTTCTGGTACTCTTACATGCAGGCTGGTTTCTACTGCATTAAGTGA
- a CDS encoding aldo/keto reductase — protein MLYRKMPKNGDEISILGFGAMRLPLNEDGSIDRKTATDMVRNSIDNGVNYIDTAWPYHMGESETFLGCALTDGYREKVKLATKQPQWMVKKPEDMDKFLNAQLEKLNTDHIDYYLIHSLVGSSWKTIKEIGVLEFLDKAKADGRIINAGFSYHGDPEDFAPIVDAYDWDFCQIQYNFLDINVQAGTAGLKYAASKGLGVVIMEPLRGGNLADPVPQEVLDIWNEADVKRSPVEWALRWVWNHPEVTVILSGMSAPEHVEENLKIAEEGLANSLTEKELQLVERVAEKYGELMKINCTGCRYCMPCPEGVDIPACFDVYNNLHMFGGEDRLKMMYAAKMGGILRGAETNFASQCVQCGQCLDACPQHIPIPDMLEKVAEEFEGPGLGERIAFAKQLFADDSC, from the coding sequence ATGTTATACAGAAAAATGCCAAAAAACGGAGATGAAATTTCAATACTGGGTTTTGGCGCCATGCGTCTGCCATTAAATGAAGATGGAAGTATAGACAGGAAGACGGCAACTGACATGGTTCGAAATTCTATTGATAATGGAGTGAACTATATTGATACCGCATGGCCCTATCACATGGGAGAAAGTGAGACTTTTCTTGGCTGTGCACTTACAGATGGATACAGGGAAAAGGTAAAACTTGCCACAAAGCAGCCACAATGGATGGTTAAAAAGCCAGAGGATATGGATAAGTTCCTCAACGCACAGCTTGAGAAACTCAATACCGATCATATCGATTACTATCTTATACACAGTCTTGTAGGCAGTAGCTGGAAAACAATTAAAGAAATCGGCGTACTTGAATTCCTTGACAAAGCAAAGGCCGATGGTCGCATAATCAATGCAGGTTTTTCCTATCATGGCGACCCTGAAGATTTTGCACCGATAGTCGATGCTTATGACTGGGATTTCTGTCAGATTCAGTACAATTTCCTGGATATCAATGTTCAGGCAGGAACAGCAGGTCTCAAATATGCTGCATCAAAAGGTCTTGGTGTTGTAATTATGGAACCCCTGCGTGGTGGAAATCTTGCAGACCCCGTTCCACAGGAAGTTCTGGATATCTGGAACGAGGCAGATGTAAAACGCAGTCCTGTTGAGTGGGCCCTTAGATGGGTGTGGAACCACCCGGAAGTTACTGTTATTCTTTCAGGTATGAGTGCACCGGAACATGTTGAAGAAAACCTGAAAATTGCAGAAGAAGGTCTTGCAAATTCACTGACCGAAAAAGAACTTCAACTTGTGGAAAGAGTTGCAGAGAAGTACGGTGAGCTCATGAAGATCAACTGTACCGGGTGCAGATATTGTATGCCATGTCCTGAAGGAGTCGATATCCCTGCATGTTTTGATGTCTACAACAACCTGCACATGTTCGGTGGTGAAGACAGACTTAAGATGATGTATGCTGCGAAAATGGGTGGAATTCTCAGAGGTGCAGAGACAAATTTTGCTTCACAGTGTGTGCAGTGTGGCCAGTGTCTGGATGCATGCCCTCAGCATATTCCAATACCTGACATGCTTGAGAAAGTTGCAGAAGAATTTGAAGGTCCGGGACTTGGGGAGAGAATTGCTTTTGCAAAACAGTTGTTTGCTGATGACAGTTGCTAA
- a CDS encoding DNA alkylation repair protein, with product MTPIISQLRAELEQNSDEEARESSNRFFKEPIKCYGMKTPVARKIAKTYYKQISGKSKQEIFSLCEELLSSDYMEEAFIAFEWSYNLRKQYEPEDFAMFERWVGDYVNNWAKCDTLCNHTIGTFIDMYPQYIDSLKKWTASENRWYRRAAAVTLILAARRGEFLDDIFEIADMLLTDEDDLVQKGYGWMLKEASKQHQQEVFDYVVANRKVMPRTALRYAIEKMPKEMRVKAMEK from the coding sequence ATGACTCCAATAATCTCCCAACTCCGAGCCGAGCTAGAACAAAACTCTGATGAAGAAGCCAGAGAAAGTTCAAACCGCTTCTTCAAAGAACCGATAAAATGCTATGGCATGAAAACTCCAGTTGCCAGAAAAATAGCCAAGACCTATTACAAACAAATATCAGGCAAAAGCAAGCAGGAGATATTCTCACTCTGCGAGGAACTCCTCAGTTCAGATTACATGGAGGAGGCGTTCATTGCATTCGAGTGGTCGTACAACCTGAGAAAACAGTATGAACCTGAGGATTTTGCTATGTTTGAGAGATGGGTCGGGGATTATGTCAACAACTGGGCAAAATGTGACACTCTCTGCAATCACACCATCGGTACATTCATCGACATGTATCCTCAGTACATTGATTCACTCAAAAAGTGGACAGCATCTGAGAATCGCTGGTACAGGCGTGCCGCTGCTGTAACACTCATTTTAGCGGCTCGCAGGGGAGAGTTTTTGGATGATATTTTTGAGATTGCTGATATGCTGCTGACCGATGAAGATGATCTGGTTCAGAAAGGCTACGGGTGGATGCTCAAGGAAGCAAGTAAGCAGCACCAGCAGGAAGTATTTGACTACGTGGTGGCTAACAGGAAAGTTATGCCAAGGACAGCTCTCAGGTACGCTATTGAGAAAATGCCGAAGGAAATGAGAGTTAAGGCGATGGAAAAATAG
- a CDS encoding EFR1 family ferrodoxin (N-terminal region resembles flavodoxins. C-terminal ferrodoxin region binds two 4Fe-4S clusters.), with the protein MENMEKEDITPFNVIIVFFSATGNTRKIADTIKSKLSDLGVSVTQFDISSPKDRNKNISFSDYDAVFFGFPIYSLRAPRVCREWLMRQNGESKRCSVFFTYGGFGKEPAHYYIKELLEKRDFALVSTAEFLGAHTFNYSGWEAAQGRPDNSDMKVAEEYTVKTLERFRADKLTKVNDFEKPPYPVEQLDEAEKYRFRLITQLPTRDGKECCLCMQCEELCPTGSMDAVRGIVNPKSCIACFRCIASCPENVLHTNDIANSWENKLKMHNTSKEEIDGMESKIFL; encoded by the coding sequence ATGGAAAATATGGAAAAAGAAGATATCACACCTTTTAATGTGATCATCGTTTTCTTTTCTGCTACGGGAAATACAAGAAAGATTGCTGATACAATTAAAAGTAAACTAAGTGACCTGGGAGTTTCTGTTACTCAGTTTGATATAAGCTCCCCCAAGGACAGAAATAAAAATATTTCTTTTAGTGACTATGATGCTGTCTTTTTCGGATTCCCTATTTATTCTTTAAGGGCACCACGCGTTTGCAGGGAATGGCTTATGCGCCAGAATGGTGAGTCAAAGAGGTGCTCGGTGTTTTTTACTTATGGAGGATTCGGAAAAGAACCAGCTCACTATTATATCAAGGAATTACTTGAGAAACGTGATTTCGCTCTTGTTTCCACTGCAGAATTTCTGGGAGCACATACCTTTAATTATAGCGGGTGGGAGGCTGCTCAGGGGCGACCGGATAATTCAGATATGAAAGTAGCAGAGGAATACACTGTCAAAACACTTGAAAGATTCAGGGCTGATAAGCTCACAAAAGTAAATGATTTTGAAAAACCACCTTATCCTGTGGAACAACTGGATGAAGCTGAAAAATACAGGTTCCGTTTGATAACGCAACTTCCGACAAGGGATGGCAAGGAATGTTGCTTGTGCATGCAGTGCGAAGAGCTTTGTCCTACAGGTTCTATGGACGCAGTAAGAGGTATAGTGAATCCGAAATCCTGTATTGCATGTTTCAGGTGTATTGCAAGTTGTCCAGAAAATGTTTTGCACACAAATGATATAGCAAATTCATGGGAAAACAAATTAAAAATGCATAATACCTCTAAAGAGGAAATAGACGGGATGGAAAGCAAGATATTTTTATGA
- a CDS encoding TrmB family transcriptional regulator translates to MLENKLIKLGLNKYEVDAYLYVLKHGIAEAGAAHKETNIPYGKIYETMNSLVTKGLFEVQNSRPKKYMTKKPSNALNGLYAEKKKQVDEDLENTRKLIIDIGKEIDEIKTQKPAERSFWITAMGNEIPEMTKSNFEEAEKEICILLYLPKTAASGFHSHSDETNESETRQEMMKAFERGVKLRMLSSKETGMMHTPDDESYGMNNTAGNIEIRYQDEPFPAYFTIIDNDKVVFSIIDPVEQNNVIAMTKVWDQRLASKLQGKFEEMWESAKKLH, encoded by the coding sequence ATGCTGGAAAATAAATTGATAAAACTGGGATTGAACAAGTACGAAGTTGATGCCTACCTTTATGTTCTGAAACATGGGATTGCGGAAGCTGGTGCTGCCCACAAAGAAACCAATATTCCTTATGGTAAAATATACGAAACTATGAATTCACTTGTAACAAAAGGCTTATTTGAAGTCCAGAACAGCAGGCCTAAAAAGTATATGACCAAAAAACCCAGCAACGCATTGAACGGACTTTATGCCGAAAAGAAGAAACAAGTGGATGAGGATCTGGAAAACACAAGAAAACTTATCATTGATATTGGAAAAGAGATCGATGAGATCAAGACCCAGAAGCCAGCAGAGAGATCATTCTGGATAACTGCAATGGGAAATGAAATTCCAGAGATGACAAAATCAAATTTTGAAGAAGCAGAAAAAGAAATATGTATTTTGCTTTATCTACCTAAAACAGCAGCATCAGGTTTTCATTCACATTCAGATGAAACGAATGAATCTGAGACTCGACAGGAAATGATGAAAGCCTTTGAACGAGGGGTTAAATTACGAATGCTTTCTTCAAAAGAAACCGGAATGATGCACACACCGGATGATGAATCCTATGGAATGAACAACACTGCCGGTAACATTGAGATCAGATATCAGGATGAGCCATTCCCTGCATATTTCACGATCATCGACAACGATAAGGTTGTATTCAGCATAATCGATCCCGTTGAACAGAATAATGTGATAGCCATGACAAAAGTCTGGGACCAGCGACTGGCATCCAAACTACAGGGAAAATTCGAGGAAATGTGGGAATCAGCTAAAAAACTGCATTGA
- the nth gene encoding endonuclease III encodes MTIQSPVPDNRENFDEIFKLLQKEYPNAEPMLHFNNPLELLVATILSAQCTDKQVNKVTQVLFKKYQNVEDFANADLTELGKDIYTTGFYHQKAKHIIGSAQLIITEFGCRVPDNMEDLLKLPGVGRKTANIVLARGYDIIEGIAVDTHVTRLSQKLGFTKNNDPKKIEIDLMALAEKKDLENLSMTLILHGRNVCIARRPKCGACVVSELCPSSEV; translated from the coding sequence ATGACCATTCAATCACCTGTCCCTGACAACAGAGAAAATTTTGACGAAATATTTAAGCTTCTGCAAAAAGAATACCCCAATGCAGAACCTATGCTTCATTTCAATAATCCTCTGGAACTGCTGGTTGCAACTATTCTATCAGCCCAGTGCACTGATAAACAGGTGAACAAGGTTACACAGGTTTTATTCAAAAAATATCAAAATGTAGAAGATTTTGCCAACGCTGACCTCACAGAACTTGGAAAAGACATCTACACCACAGGATTTTACCACCAGAAGGCAAAGCACATTATCGGCAGTGCACAGCTTATCATTACAGAATTCGGTTGCAGAGTTCCCGATAATATGGAAGACCTGCTTAAACTTCCGGGAGTTGGCAGAAAAACCGCAAACATTGTCCTTGCAAGAGGTTATGATATTATTGAAGGAATCGCGGTTGATACCCATGTAACAAGATTATCCCAGAAGCTTGGGTTTACAAAAAATAATGACCCAAAAAAGATAGAGATAGATCTTATGGCTCTTGCTGAGAAGAAAGACCTTGAGAATCTTTCCATGACACTGATACTTCATGGCCGGAATGTGTGCATCGCAAGAAGACCGAAGTGTGGGGCTTGTGTTGTGAGCGAATTGTGTCCTTCAAGTGAAGTTTGA
- the porB gene encoding pyruvate synthase subunit PorB produces the protein MKSLLAPGHRGCAGCCDAMAAKFALMGAGEDCIVINPTGCLEVMTTPFPETAWDVPWVHSLFENAAAVGAGVEAALKALGKKENTKVLVMGGDGATLDIGMRSISGAFERGHDLTYVCIDNEAYMNTGVQRSGATPYNASTTTSPSGKVSFGNPRPKKNMPAIMAAHGAPYVATTSIGFPKDMIKKVAKATEIEGPTYIHAHAPCTTGWGFDTSKTVEVAKAAVNTGLWPLYEMEDGEVTKVRKLGKNIKPVEDYLKMQRRFSHLFKMEGGEEEIAKIQAIADKNIEVYGL, from the coding sequence ATGAAATCATTGTTAGCCCCGGGACACAGAGGATGTGCAGGTTGCTGTGACGCAATGGCTGCAAAGTTTGCACTTATGGGCGCCGGCGAGGACTGTATTGTCATCAACCCGACCGGATGTCTTGAAGTTATGACCACCCCTTTCCCTGAAACTGCATGGGATGTACCATGGGTACACTCACTTTTCGAGAATGCAGCTGCAGTAGGAGCTGGTGTTGAAGCTGCCCTTAAGGCACTTGGTAAGAAAGAAAACACCAAGGTACTTGTAATGGGTGGAGATGGTGCAACACTCGATATCGGTATGCGTTCCATTTCCGGTGCATTCGAAAGAGGTCACGACCTCACTTACGTTTGTATCGACAATGAAGCTTACATGAACACTGGTGTTCAGAGAAGTGGTGCAACACCATACAATGCTTCAACCACAACAAGTCCTTCAGGAAAGGTTTCATTCGGAAACCCAAGACCAAAGAAGAACATGCCAGCTATCATGGCTGCACACGGTGCACCATATGTTGCAACAACTTCAATCGGTTTCCCAAAGGACATGATCAAGAAAGTCGCAAAGGCTACTGAGATTGAGGGACCAACCTACATCCACGCACATGCTCCATGTACAACCGGATGGGGATTTGACACTTCAAAGACAGTGGAAGTTGCAAAGGCAGCTGTTAATACCGGTCTCTGGCCACTCTACGAAATGGAGGATGGCGAGGTTACAAAGGTCAGAAAGCTCGGAAAGAACATTAAACCTGTTGAGGACTACCTCAAGATGCAGCGTCGTTTCAGCCACCTCTTCAAGATGGAAGGCGGCGAAGAAGAGATCGCAAAGATCCAGGCTATTGCTGACAAGAACATTGAAGTTTACGGGCTCTAA
- a CDS encoding phosphate-starvation-inducible PsiE family protein, with amino-acid sequence MSYGMLTHEKIFRKVINIVTIIVLYILLLAIIVGMFNVFQNIGLVWLKKGGFSQVVYSVLTIFVLIDFFKAFADYQVHERIRLTYVTDATILIVLREITVLIYSHEFETETLLVFAALLLVLGIVRGIAVRFPASGNVNVKSLEMDRKSGEE; translated from the coding sequence ATGTCATATGGTATGTTAACACACGAGAAGATATTCAGGAAAGTCATCAACATAGTGACAATTATTGTTCTGTATATACTACTGCTGGCGATAATAGTAGGAATGTTTAATGTTTTCCAGAATATCGGACTGGTATGGTTAAAAAAAGGTGGTTTCAGTCAGGTAGTTTACAGTGTACTGACAATTTTTGTGCTTATTGATTTTTTCAAAGCTTTTGCAGATTACCAGGTCCATGAAAGGATCAGGCTTACGTATGTGACCGACGCAACTATTTTGATAGTTTTGCGTGAGATTACCGTACTTATCTACAGTCATGAATTTGAAACAGAGACTTTGCTTGTATTTGCAGCATTGCTTTTAGTTTTAGGTATTGTACGTGGGATTGCAGTGAGGTTTCCAGCATCCGGTAATGTGAATGTAAAATCATTGGAAATGGATAGAAAATCAGGGGAAGAATGA
- a CDS encoding DUF3303 domain-containing protein: protein MLFMDIMTWDPKDNEEIEKRYMSWEYPEGYNMISEWSDVSSCRVFIVYELENEEAYARAAFPWRDIAKLETIPIMDTKKAVGLGEKMEAEMAMA, encoded by the coding sequence ATGTTGTTCATGGACATTATGACGTGGGATCCAAAAGACAACGAAGAAATAGAAAAGAGGTACATGTCATGGGAGTATCCTGAAGGCTACAATATGATATCAGAGTGGTCTGATGTATCCTCATGTAGGGTCTTTATTGTTTACGAGCTCGAAAATGAGGAAGCATATGCCAGAGCTGCATTCCCATGGAGAGATATAGCAAAGCTTGAAACCATTCCTATAATGGATACAAAGAAAGCTGTTGGACTCGGCGAGAAGATGGAAGCTGAAATGGCAATGGCCTGA
- a CDS encoding SulP family inorganic anion transporter, translated as MDIQNRVSNYLKESFTSDLKAGFITAVVALPLAIAFAIASGVEPQMGLYTAVIAGILVASTGGSRYSISGPTGAMTVIILSTLHSFELEGLLLAGFLAGAFQILFGILKLGKVVKYIPLPVISGFTSGIGAIILIGQIPNALGLVIPSKEHVWETLYAIISSANLISTTAITICVTTILLLLFLPGLMARIKYINSLPPSIIALILSVIIVYHFGFEIPLVGSIPAGLPQIRMINFNLELLMNVLPAALTIALLGAIEALLCAVVCDGMTNSRHDSNKELIGQGIANMALPFFSGIPCTAAIARSAVNIREGAKTRMSGIIHALILLMILVFLGPVAAFIPKAYLAGVLILVSLRMINIDEFKTTMSISKMDTAVLLVTFLLTVLTDLVFAVQMGMFLSIILLFIRLTNVIDIQTMENYDRTKGINATIFADPYLEKNVSVYTINGPFFFGAMNVFESKINEHMAISKPHIILRMRYVPFIDTTGIERLKSFIKASRKQHQRVYLTSVQPEVMKRMESDLELTELMEKQHVHICESSQKALEFVKKENDKK; from the coding sequence ATGGATATTCAAAACAGAGTCTCAAATTACCTTAAAGAATCGTTTACGAGTGATTTAAAGGCCGGATTTATCACGGCTGTTGTGGCATTGCCACTTGCTATTGCTTTTGCTATTGCTTCAGGTGTAGAGCCCCAGATGGGTTTATACACAGCCGTCATCGCAGGTATTTTGGTAGCATCAACCGGAGGCTCACGGTACTCCATATCCGGACCAACCGGAGCGATGACCGTAATCATACTTTCAACACTGCACAGCTTCGAGCTTGAAGGACTCCTCCTTGCAGGCTTCCTCGCTGGTGCATTTCAGATACTGTTCGGAATCCTGAAACTTGGTAAAGTAGTCAAATACATCCCTCTACCCGTCATATCAGGATTCACGAGCGGTATCGGTGCAATCATTCTCATAGGTCAGATACCAAACGCACTTGGACTTGTCATCCCTTCAAAAGAACATGTATGGGAAACACTATACGCCATAATCTCCAGTGCAAATCTCATCAGCACAACAGCAATAACAATCTGTGTCACCACAATTCTCCTTCTCTTATTCCTGCCAGGACTTATGGCCAGAATAAAATATATCAACAGCCTCCCACCGTCAATAATCGCACTCATTCTCTCAGTTATCATAGTATACCACTTCGGATTTGAGATACCACTTGTAGGCAGCATCCCTGCCGGACTTCCACAAATCCGGATGATAAACTTCAACCTTGAACTGCTCATGAATGTCCTCCCGGCAGCTCTCACCATAGCACTTCTCGGAGCAATCGAAGCACTACTCTGTGCCGTGGTCTGTGACGGTATGACCAACAGCAGACATGACAGTAACAAAGAACTCATAGGTCAGGGAATCGCCAACATGGCACTGCCCTTCTTTTCAGGAATTCCATGTACAGCAGCAATTGCAAGAAGTGCAGTCAACATCAGGGAAGGTGCAAAGACCCGGATGTCAGGAATAATTCACGCCCTGATACTTCTTATGATACTCGTTTTCCTCGGTCCAGTTGCTGCTTTCATCCCTAAGGCATACCTTGCAGGTGTGCTCATTCTGGTTTCCCTGAGAATGATAAACATTGACGAGTTCAAAACCACCATGAGCATCAGCAAAATGGACACCGCAGTTCTGCTTGTAACTTTTCTGCTTACCGTACTCACTGACCTTGTATTCGCTGTCCAGATGGGTATGTTCCTCTCAATTATACTACTCTTCATAAGACTCACAAACGTTATCGACATCCAGACAATGGAGAACTACGACAGGACAAAAGGCATCAATGCCACCATCTTTGCTGACCCATACCTTGAGAAAAACGTCTCCGTCTACACCATTAACGGACCATTCTTCTTCGGAGCCATGAACGTCTTTGAGAGCAAAATAAATGAGCACATGGCAATAAGCAAACCTCACATAATCCTGCGTATGCGCTATGTCCCTTTCATCGATACAACAGGAATCGAGCGCCTCAAAAGCTTTATCAAGGCAAGCAGGAAACAGCACCAGAGGGTATATCTTACTTCAGTACAGCCCGAGGTCATGAAGAGAATGGAAAGCGACCTGGAACTGACAGAACTCATGGAAAAGCAGCATGTGCATATTTGTGAGAGCAGCCAGAAAGCTCTGGAGTTTGTTAAAAAAGAAAATGACAAAAAATAA